In Aphelocoma coerulescens isolate FSJ_1873_10779 chromosome 3, UR_Acoe_1.0, whole genome shotgun sequence, a single window of DNA contains:
- the LRATD1 gene encoding protein LRATD1 yields MGNQLDRITHLNYSELPTGDPSGIEKDELRVGVAYFFSDEEEDLDERGQPDKYGVKSSGSPGQETPTHHLHHQLVLNETQFSAFRGQECIFSKVSSGPQAGDLSVYSVSALPTLCKPGDLLELLYLGPSEHPPPHWAVYVGGGQIIHLHQGQIRQDSLYEAAAGNVGRVVNSWYRFRPLVAELVVQNACGHLGLKSDEICWTNSESFAAWCRFGKREFKAGGELQAAAGTQHQQQYYLKIHLAENKVHTVRFHSLEDLIREKRRIDASGKLRVIKDLAIVDGKE; encoded by the coding sequence ATGGGAAATCAACTGGATCGCATCACCCACCTGAATTACAGCGAGCTGCCGACCGGGGACCCCTCGGGGATCGAGAAGGACGAGCTGCGCGTCGGGGTGGCTTACTTCTTTTCGGATGAGGAGGAGGACCTGGACGAGCGAGGCCAGCCAGACAAGTACGGCGTGAAGAGCTCCggcagccctgggcaggagaCGCCCACCCACCACCTTCACCACCAGCTGGTGCTGAACGAGACCCAGTTCTCCGCTTTCCGCGGCCAGGAATGCATCTTCTCCAAGGTCAGCAGCGGCCCCCAGGCTGGGGACCTCAGCGTCTACTCGGTGTCAGCCCTGCCCACCCTCTGCAAGCCGGgggacctgctggagctgctctacCTGGGGCCGTCGGAGCACCCGCCACCGCACTGGGCCGTGTACGTGGGCGGCGGGCAGATCATCCACCTGCACCAGGGGCAGATCCGCCAGGACAGCTTGTACGAGGCGGCCGCGGGCAACGTGGGCCGGGTGGTGAATAGCTGGTACCGCTTCCGCCCGCTGGTGGCGGAGCTGGTGGTGCAGAACGCCTGCGGGCACCTGGGCTTAAAAAGCGACGAGATCTGCTGGACTAACTCCGAGAGCTTCGCCGCCTGGTGCCGCTTCGGGAAAAGGGAGTTCAAAGCCGGGGGGGAGCTGCAGGCGGCTGCTGgcacccagcaccagcagcagtaCTATCTCAAGATCCACTTGGCAGAGAACAAGGTGCACACGGTGAGGTTCCACAGCCTGGAGGATCTAATACGCGAGAAACGCAGGATCGATGCCAGTGGCAAACTGAGGGTGATCAAAGACCTGGCTATAGTGGATGGGAAAGAATAG